The Streptomyces sp. NBC_01255 genome window below encodes:
- a CDS encoding helix-turn-helix domain-containing protein: MAAYGARMRRLREERGWTQEELAERTRYSSKHISGVETGRRPATLKFSGAVDAAFGLTGTDQSFDRECRQVRHGVLLEGFPEYVHQERKAVELRLFEIGIIPGLLQTPEYAQALAASSVARGSITADQSAERLAFLAERQQILEQQRPPMVFVVMDESCIRQLVGGPDVMAAQLDRLIDFAARPHTVIQVSPFAIGERRSLNRPVTLATLPDRAVLSYAESQAQGNLERESGAVASMLTLYHHLVAESLSQADTVAMIREIRKGML, translated from the coding sequence ATGGCCGCGTACGGGGCGCGTATGCGCAGGCTGCGCGAGGAGCGGGGTTGGACGCAGGAGGAGCTGGCCGAGCGAACGAGGTACTCCAGCAAGCACATTTCCGGCGTCGAAACTGGCAGGAGACCCGCAACCCTCAAGTTCTCGGGGGCCGTCGACGCAGCATTCGGGCTGACGGGAACGGATCAGTCGTTCGATCGAGAGTGTCGGCAGGTGCGGCACGGTGTGCTTCTGGAGGGCTTCCCGGAGTACGTCCATCAGGAGCGAAAGGCCGTAGAGCTCCGATTGTTCGAGATCGGGATCATCCCGGGGCTCCTCCAGACGCCCGAGTACGCACAAGCTCTGGCGGCAAGCTCCGTCGCACGCGGGAGCATCACAGCAGATCAGTCTGCGGAGCGGTTGGCGTTCCTGGCCGAGCGGCAACAGATCTTGGAACAGCAGCGCCCGCCGATGGTCTTCGTCGTGATGGACGAGAGCTGTATCCGTCAGCTGGTCGGTGGCCCCGACGTCATGGCCGCGCAGCTCGACCGGCTCATTGATTTCGCGGCGCGCCCGCACACGGTCATCCAGGTCTCACCGTTCGCGATAGGGGAGAGGCGTTCGCTCAACCGGCCCGTGACGCTGGCGACTCTGCCCGACCGAGCCGTGCTCTCCTACGCAGAGTCGCAGGCCCAGGGGAACTTGGAGCGAGAGAGCGGAGCCGTGGCGTCCATGCTCACGCTCTACCATCACCTTGTGGCGGAATCGCTCTCCCAGGCGGACACCGTGGCCATGATCAGAGAAATCCGAAAGGGCATGTTGTGA
- a CDS encoding glycoside hydrolase family 3 C-terminal domain-containing protein, with protein MTADRPPFRDPALPVARRVDDLLDRLTADERLALLHQFTPGVDRLGLAAFRTGQEALHGVAWMGPATVFPQAVGLGASWHPELVRRVGEAVSREARAMRAKDDRVGLNVWAPTVNLLRNPLWGRGEEGYAEDPALTSAIATAFTRGLRGDHPLYWRTAPVLKHWLAHNNEAARDTSSASVRPRVLHEYDLRAFRGAVEAGAVAGVMPAYNLVNGRPNHLSPYLEEELRSWTDQELLVCSDAGAPSNLADSQGYFATHEEAVAASLRAGVDSFTDHGTDASPTLDRLRGALERGLIDRSHVDRAVRRQLTVRFLLGEFDPDLDPYADESRFDTPEHRELAREAAEAAVVLLRNEPPAGEGRPLLPIAATEGVRIAVVGLLADACKLDWYSGSLLHRSTPLAGLRERFGPERVSFAEGVDRIRLRTASGTWLRVSESGTEAEARDTEVALDPALLAGRTDLPPLTTDAEGSELALIDWGDGVLTLRAPDGRYLSVAEDGFVRASADEPGGWVVQETFRLEAHGDGHGDGHLLLHLGTGGYVSVAADGVKVAADRESAEVFSIETVERGEETVARAAAGADVVIVVAGNDPHVNGRETEDRTTLALPPHQDRLWRAAHAANPRTALVLVSSYPYAVPEAAATLPALLWTAHGGQAAGTALARILAGGVSPAGRLPQTWYAADADLPGMLDYDVIGGRQTYLYFDGTPLYPFGHGLSYTTFGYEELTAAVDGEEVRISCTVTNTGAVASDEVVQVYGRAVAPSVPRPHSELLAHERVHLTPGASRALSFTVPVTALGFWDVAHGRWAVDPGPYEFLAGTSSTDVRRTVRVEVPGTAPGPRPVLETGLEAVDYDEQTATVIVDRSRVSGDAVTPADPDVPGTLVYRACDFGDGVTELAVTAAGAGEVTFFAGTGTAELARVTVEPTDGPYDHTTVGAPCHVRDVTDLRVELRGPLRLAHVAFSG; from the coding sequence GTGACCGCAGACCGGCCGCCCTTCCGTGACCCGGCCCTTCCCGTCGCCCGGCGGGTCGACGATCTCCTCGACCGGCTCACCGCCGACGAACGTCTGGCCCTGCTCCACCAGTTCACGCCCGGCGTCGACCGCCTGGGTCTCGCCGCGTTCCGTACCGGGCAGGAGGCCCTGCACGGCGTCGCCTGGATGGGCCCCGCGACCGTGTTCCCGCAGGCCGTGGGACTCGGCGCGAGCTGGCACCCGGAGCTGGTGCGCCGGGTCGGCGAGGCGGTGTCCCGCGAGGCGCGGGCCATGCGAGCCAAGGACGACCGGGTCGGCCTCAACGTCTGGGCGCCGACGGTCAATCTGCTGCGCAACCCGCTGTGGGGCCGCGGCGAGGAGGGGTACGCGGAGGACCCCGCACTGACCTCCGCGATCGCGACCGCGTTCACCCGCGGGCTGCGTGGCGACCATCCGCTGTACTGGCGCACCGCGCCGGTCCTCAAGCACTGGCTCGCCCACAACAACGAGGCGGCGCGCGACACTTCCTCCGCATCCGTACGTCCCCGCGTCCTGCACGAGTACGACCTGCGGGCGTTCCGCGGCGCCGTCGAGGCGGGCGCGGTGGCCGGGGTGATGCCCGCGTACAACCTGGTCAACGGCCGCCCGAACCACCTCTCCCCCTACCTGGAGGAGGAGTTGCGGAGCTGGACGGACCAGGAGCTGCTCGTCTGCTCCGACGCGGGCGCCCCGTCCAACCTGGCCGACTCCCAGGGGTACTTCGCCACGCACGAGGAGGCCGTGGCAGCCTCGCTGCGCGCCGGGGTCGACTCCTTCACCGACCACGGGACGGACGCCTCGCCGACCCTGGACCGGCTGCGCGGGGCACTGGAGCGCGGTCTGATCGACCGGTCGCACGTGGACCGGGCGGTGCGGCGGCAGTTGACCGTACGGTTCCTCCTCGGCGAGTTCGACCCGGACCTCGATCCGTACGCGGACGAGAGCCGGTTCGACACCCCCGAACACCGGGAGCTGGCCCGTGAGGCGGCCGAGGCGGCGGTCGTTCTCCTCAGGAACGAGCCGCCGGCCGGCGAGGGGCGCCCGCTCCTGCCGATCGCGGCGACGGAAGGGGTCCGGATCGCCGTCGTCGGTCTCCTCGCCGACGCCTGCAAGCTGGACTGGTACAGCGGTTCGCTGCTCCACCGCTCCACCCCGCTCGCCGGACTGCGGGAGCGGTTCGGGCCGGAGCGGGTGAGCTTCGCCGAGGGGGTGGACCGGATCCGGCTGCGTACCGCGTCGGGCACGTGGCTGCGGGTGTCGGAGAGCGGGACGGAGGCCGAGGCACGGGACACGGAGGTCGCGCTCGACCCGGCCCTGCTCGCCGGCCGTACCGATCTGCCGCCCCTGACCACCGACGCGGAGGGCTCCGAGCTGGCTCTGATCGACTGGGGCGACGGGGTGCTGACGCTGCGCGCGCCGGACGGCCGGTACCTCTCGGTCGCCGAGGACGGGTTCGTCCGCGCCTCGGCGGACGAGCCCGGCGGCTGGGTCGTCCAGGAGACGTTCCGGCTCGAAGCCCATGGGGACGGGCACGGGGACGGACACCTCCTTCTGCACCTCGGGACGGGTGGGTACGTCTCTGTCGCCGCCGACGGCGTGAAGGTTGCCGCCGACCGGGAATCCGCCGAAGTGTTCTCGATCGAGACGGTCGAACGGGGCGAGGAGACGGTCGCCAGGGCCGCCGCCGGCGCGGACGTGGTGATCGTCGTCGCGGGGAACGACCCGCACGTCAACGGCCGGGAGACCGAGGACCGTACGACGCTCGCGCTCCCCCCACACCAGGACCGGCTGTGGCGGGCCGCGCACGCCGCGAACCCCCGGACCGCGCTCGTCCTCGTCTCCTCCTACCCGTACGCGGTGCCGGAGGCGGCCGCCACGCTCCCGGCCCTGCTGTGGACGGCGCACGGGGGCCAGGCTGCGGGCACGGCGCTCGCCCGGATCCTGGCCGGTGGCGTCTCCCCGGCGGGCCGGCTCCCCCAGACCTGGTACGCGGCGGACGCCGACCTGCCCGGGATGCTCGACTACGACGTGATCGGCGGCCGCCAGACGTACCTGTACTTCGACGGCACCCCGCTCTACCCCTTCGGCCACGGCCTCTCCTACACGACCTTCGGGTACGAGGAGCTGACGGCGGCGGTCGACGGCGAGGAGGTACGGATCTCCTGCACCGTCACCAACACCGGCGCCGTCGCCTCGGACGAGGTCGTCCAGGTGTACGGGCGGGCCGTGGCGCCCTCCGTGCCGCGACCGCACAGCGAACTCCTCGCCCACGAACGGGTCCACCTCACGCCCGGCGCGTCCCGCGCGCTCTCCTTCACCGTCCCGGTGACGGCGCTCGGCTTCTGGGACGTGGCCCACGGCCGGTGGGCGGTGGACCCGGGGCCGTACGAGTTCCTCGCGGGCACCTCCAGCACCGACGTGCGCCGCACGGTCCGCGTCGAGGTGCCGGGTACGGCACCCGGGCCGCGTCCGGTCCTGGAGACGGGGCTGGAGGCCGTCGACTACGACGAGCAGACCGCGACCGTGATCGTCGACCGCTCCCGGGTCTCCGGCGACGCGGTGACCCCGGCCGATCCGGACGTGCCGGGCACGCTCGTCTACCGGGCCTGCGACTTCGGCGACGGCGTCACGGAACTGGCCGTGACGGCCGCCGGGGCGGGCGAGGTGACGTTCTTCGCCGGTACGGGGACGGCCGAGCTGGCCCGCGTGACGGTGGAGCCCACGGACGGCCCGTACGACCACACCACCGTGGGGGCGCCCTGCCACGTCCGGGACGTGACGGACCTCCGCGTCGAACTACGCGGGCCGCTGCGCCTCGCGCACGTCGCCTTCTCCGGCTGA
- a CDS encoding DUF397 domain-containing protein, whose protein sequence is MTTESPRWFKSSYSADGGQCVEVAHNLVPTRGVVPVRDSKVPTGPTFAVSAAAFAVFVDSVRQR, encoded by the coding sequence GTGACGACCGAGTCCCCCCGCTGGTTCAAGTCCTCCTACAGTGCCGACGGTGGCCAGTGCGTGGAGGTCGCCCACAACCTCGTTCCCACACGTGGAGTCGTCCCCGTCCGTGACTCCAAGGTTCCGACCGGTCCGACCTTCGCCGTCTCCGCCGCCGCCTTCGCCGTCTTCGTCGACTCGGTGCGTCAGCGGTAG
- a CDS encoding ABC transporter permease yields MSTLDTKTADPAARAPDDPTTPAQVGRVRNRRRADGHVPLARRFRRDRTLLLMTVPALLLVLVFHYIPILGNVVAFQDYDPYVSTNGVTAMLESPWVGLAQFERVFSDPSFWHAVENTFVLFLLQLVLFFPVPIALALLVNSVLRPRVRAVVQAILYLPHFFSWVLVITVFQQILGGAGIIAQTLRQYGHEGFDLMTDPGVFKFLVTAEGIWKDAGWGVIVFLAALAAVNQDLYEAAAMDGAGRWRRMWHVTLPALRPVIALLLVLRVGDALTVGFEQLLLQRDAVGPGAAEVLDTFVWWTGLRSQDFSYAAAAGLIKGVVGLVLVLSANKVAHLMGEQGVYRK; encoded by the coding sequence GTGAGCACGCTCGACACGAAGACGGCGGACCCGGCCGCACGGGCCCCGGACGACCCGACAACGCCCGCCCAAGTCGGTCGGGTCCGGAACCGGCGCCGCGCGGACGGGCATGTCCCGCTCGCCCGTCGGTTCCGGCGCGACCGGACCCTCCTCCTCATGACCGTTCCGGCGCTCCTGCTCGTCCTGGTCTTCCACTACATCCCGATCCTGGGCAATGTCGTCGCCTTCCAGGACTACGACCCGTACGTCTCCACCAACGGCGTCACCGCCATGCTCGAAAGCCCCTGGGTCGGCCTCGCCCAGTTCGAACGGGTCTTCTCCGACCCGTCGTTCTGGCACGCCGTCGAGAACACCTTCGTCCTCTTCCTGCTCCAGCTGGTGCTCTTCTTCCCGGTGCCCATCGCGCTCGCCCTGCTCGTCAACAGCGTGCTGCGGCCCCGGGTCCGGGCGGTCGTCCAGGCGATCCTGTACCTGCCGCACTTCTTCTCCTGGGTCCTGGTCATCACGGTCTTCCAGCAGATACTCGGCGGCGCCGGCATCATCGCCCAGACCCTCCGGCAGTACGGCCACGAGGGCTTCGACCTCATGACCGACCCGGGGGTCTTCAAGTTCCTCGTCACCGCCGAGGGCATCTGGAAGGACGCCGGCTGGGGGGTCATCGTCTTCCTCGCCGCGCTCGCCGCCGTCAACCAGGACCTGTACGAGGCCGCCGCCATGGACGGGGCCGGGCGGTGGCGCCGCATGTGGCACGTCACCCTGCCCGCGCTCCGGCCCGTGATCGCGCTGCTGCTCGTGCTGCGCGTCGGCGACGCGCTCACCGTCGGCTTCGAGCAACTGCTCCTCCAGCGGGACGCCGTCGGACCCGGGGCGGCCGAGGTCCTCGACACCTTCGTGTGGTGGACCGGCCTGCGCAGCCAGGACTTCAGCTACGCGGCCGCCGCCGGACTGATCAAGGGAGTCGTCGGCCTGGTGCTGGTGCTCTCTGCCAACAAGGTCGCCCACCTGATGGGTGAGCAGGGGGTGTACCGGAAATGA
- a CDS encoding extracellular solute-binding protein, whose protein sequence is MTPNAVSTGSRRTTPSRSDTGQSRRGFLASTTAVAAAAVAGGVPLLAACGGGDSDTGKKDGTTTGKDAAKLLPAFVAGTVVTPDIAPMNGSAAGFTRAIASAELKASVTARKGKGGALTVMAPFWGPPPASDNPYYKAMNEAIGVQATWQNQDGNVYDQKLGAVLASSEIPDVVVVPGWNLGGKIPSAINAKFEDLGPYLSGDKVKAYPNLAAIPTDAWQRSIFGGKLRGLPMPASYVTNIAPFYRKDLFDAKGWQLPKSADEFLALAKEITSAKAKVWACGDMTWTAYNMFGVLPGSDKALGWHLVDGKLINRIETPEYLEALEWTRKLYDAGVVHPDEKTQNQGDTSLRFTAGQCLVYNNDLSHWYAKTSEQAAQNPAFAMAAMDIPGHAGGTPKLWATNPANIWAFVRKGSSKAVVEDALAIADFTAAPYGTKERMLTDYGVEGVHHTIKDGLPVKTDKGNQEVSSSWLFVASPAPYVAHPDTPDVTRAMVEWQQRMGAVTSKSSFYGMTITEPSQWTGLMNDFEQLEKDIVRGRKKVSDMQQAVSEWKTKGGDQLRDWYRKLLDTTGSAAS, encoded by the coding sequence ATGACGCCGAACGCCGTCTCCACGGGCTCCCGGAGAACCACCCCGAGCCGGAGCGACACCGGGCAGAGCCGGAGGGGCTTCCTCGCCTCCACCACCGCCGTCGCCGCCGCGGCGGTGGCCGGTGGTGTCCCGCTGCTCGCGGCCTGCGGCGGCGGCGACTCGGACACCGGGAAGAAGGACGGCACCACCACCGGCAAGGACGCGGCGAAGCTCCTGCCCGCCTTCGTGGCCGGCACCGTCGTCACCCCCGACATCGCGCCGATGAACGGCTCCGCCGCCGGCTTCACCCGGGCCATCGCGAGCGCCGAACTCAAGGCGTCCGTCACCGCCAGGAAGGGCAAGGGCGGCGCCCTGACCGTCATGGCCCCGTTCTGGGGGCCGCCGCCCGCCTCCGACAACCCGTACTACAAGGCCATGAACGAGGCCATCGGCGTCCAGGCCACCTGGCAGAACCAGGACGGCAACGTCTACGACCAGAAGCTCGGCGCCGTCCTCGCCTCCAGCGAGATTCCCGACGTGGTCGTCGTCCCCGGCTGGAACCTCGGCGGCAAGATCCCCAGCGCGATCAACGCCAAGTTCGAGGACCTCGGCCCGTACCTCTCCGGCGACAAGGTCAAGGCCTACCCGAACCTCGCGGCCATTCCCACCGACGCCTGGCAGCGCTCCATCTTCGGCGGCAAGCTGCGCGGCCTGCCCATGCCCGCCTCGTACGTCACGAACATCGCGCCCTTCTACCGCAAGGACCTCTTCGACGCGAAGGGCTGGCAACTCCCCAAGAGCGCGGACGAGTTCCTCGCCCTCGCCAAGGAGATCACCAGCGCCAAGGCCAAGGTCTGGGCCTGCGGGGACATGACCTGGACCGCCTACAACATGTTCGGTGTGCTCCCCGGCAGCGACAAGGCGCTCGGCTGGCACCTCGTCGACGGCAAGCTGATCAACCGCATCGAGACCCCCGAGTACCTCGAAGCCCTGGAGTGGACCCGAAAGCTGTACGACGCCGGAGTCGTCCACCCCGACGAGAAGACCCAGAACCAGGGCGACACCAGCCTCCGCTTCACCGCGGGCCAGTGCCTCGTCTACAACAACGACCTCTCCCACTGGTACGCGAAGACGTCCGAACAGGCCGCGCAGAACCCGGCGTTCGCCATGGCCGCGATGGACATCCCCGGCCACGCGGGCGGCACGCCGAAGCTGTGGGCGACCAACCCCGCCAACATCTGGGCCTTCGTGCGGAAGGGCAGCTCCAAGGCGGTCGTCGAAGACGCCCTCGCCATCGCCGACTTCACCGCCGCGCCCTACGGCACCAAGGAGCGGATGCTCACGGACTACGGCGTCGAGGGCGTCCACCACACCATCAAGGACGGCCTGCCGGTCAAGACCGACAAGGGCAACCAGGAGGTCAGCAGCTCCTGGCTGTTCGTCGCCAGCCCCGCCCCCTACGTGGCGCACCCCGACACCCCCGACGTCACCCGGGCGATGGTCGAGTGGCAGCAGCGCATGGGCGCCGTGACCTCCAAGTCCTCCTTCTACGGGATGACCATCACCGAGCCGTCCCAGTGGACCGGCCTCATGAACGACTTCGAGCAGCTGGAGAAGGACATCGTCCGGGGCCGCAAGAAGGTCTCCGACATGCAGCAGGCCGTCTCCGAGTGGAAGACCAAGGGCGGGGACCAGCTGCGCGACTGGTACAGGAAGCTCCTCGACACCACCGGATCCGCGGCGAGCTGA